Below is a window of Tolypothrix bouteillei VB521301 DNA.
AAATCAAATCAATCTTGTTAAGAAGAATAATATCTGCTGCTTCTATTTGGATTCGGGTTGTGTGACCAACAGAAGGATATTTCACCAATGAATCGGCATCAATAACAGTAACAACCCCATCCAATCGCACTTTTGGTAAACTTTCTTGAATATCAAAAACCAGTGCATCTGGTTCTGCAACTCCTGTTGTTTCCACTATAAGATGTTCGGGGTCAACAGAAGCGATGATTTCATCAACGGCTGCTTCAAACTCACCAAGCAAGGAACAACATACGCAACCGCCACCCAAATCTGCTATTTGAACATTTTTGCCTTGAATGATTTTGGCATCAATCGCTATTTCTCCAAACTCATTCATGAGAATCGCAATTTTTTTAGGCACTGTTTCAAGAATATGACGCAACAGAGTTGTTTTGCCACTTCCAAGAGGTCCCGTGATAACCGTAAGCGGTGTGCGGATTTGCATATTATTTTGTGCGCTCAAATTTTTGAGTGACAATAGCTACTTTATGATTTAAATACAACAGTTGCAAACAAAGCTATGCGTCTATCTTAAGAATGAAGCCGGATTTTCATATCAATTATCCTTTAATATTCCCAATGGGAGTTAAACGTACTACCCGTTTGCTAATCCCAGCTAATTCAGCAGCTTCAATCACATCATCAATATCTTTATAAGCCGCACCTGCTTCTTCAGCTAACCCTGAGTAAGAGGTACTTCTCACATAAATACCCCGCTTTTGCATATCTTTTTGTAGTTGTTCTCCACGATAAATTTTTCTGGCTTTTGCCCGACTCATCGTGCGTCCGCTGCCATGAGCGGTACTGAAGAAAGTTTGGTCGCCAGTGGGTACTCCTACTAATAAATAAGAGCCAGTTTCCATACTGCCACCAATAATCACTGGCTGACCGATATCTTTATATTTTTCAGGAACATCTTGCATCTGCGGACCAAAAGCACGAGTGGCTCCCTTACGATGCACGAGGAGCGATCGCTCTTTTCCATCAACTATATGGCTTTCTAATTTAGCAGTATTGTGGGCAACATCATAAACCACGTGCATACCCATTTCTTCTGGCGAGTTCCCAAGAACTTCCGAAAATACCTCTCGAATGCGGTGCAGGATAACTTGACGGTTGGCAAAAGACATATTAATACCGCATTTCATTGCTGAAAAATAAGCCTGACCTTCAGGAGAATGAAAAGGCGCACAGGCTAATTCTCTGTCTAAAATTTTGATACCGTACTTGCTCTCCATGACTTTAAGAAAGACTTGCAGGTAGTCAGTAGCAACTTGATGACCGAATCCGCGACTGCCACAATGGAACATGACTACCACTTGATTGGGAATGGTAATTCCCATACGTGCAGCTAGCTCCTTATCGAAAATATTTTCCGGTCGAACCACTTGAATTTCTAAATAATGGTTACCAGAACCTAAAGTGCCAATTTGATTAAAACCTCGGTCAATTGCTTTGTCACTGATTTTGGAAGAGTCAGCGCCTTTCATACACCCTTGCTCTTCCATAAGTTCCAAGTCTTCTTCCCATCCGTAACCATTGCGAACGCACCACCGTGCGCCTTGCTCGACAACTTCACGAAA
It encodes the following:
- a CDS encoding CobW family GTP-binding protein, yielding MQIRTPLTVITGPLGSGKTTLLRHILETVPKKIAILMNEFGEIAIDAKIIQGKNVQIADLGGGCVCCSLLGEFEAAVDEIIASVDPEHLIVETTGVAEPDALVFDIQESLPKVRLDGVVTVIDADSLVKYPSVGHTTRIQIEAADIILLNKIDLISEKELEVVEDKLHSINEIASILRSHRGKVDLDLLFGIGRERVQPPPHHVHQPEFESFSYNTSATINRPCFEEFVNSLEPNVYRAKGFVRFSDGIYLFNFVAGRWDLERFEQEATELVFIGKQVKEQKLEIIELLKKCEQ
- a CDS encoding RtcB family protein, which translates into the protein MTIKEFLNKISDTVWEIPVSYKEGMRVPARIYATEKLIRELDEAVYDQVTNVATLPGVSKYALCMPDGHFGYGFPIGGVAAMDVEEGGVISPGGIGFDINCGMRLMVTNLTYDEVKYDIKKLVDKLYQKVPAGVGSTGFVKLSRSEFREVVEQGARWCVRNGYGWEEDLELMEEQGCMKGADSSKISDKAIDRGFNQIGTLGSGNHYLEIQVVRPENIFDKELAARMGITIPNQVVVMFHCGSRGFGHQVATDYLQVFLKVMESKYGIKILDRELACAPFHSPEGQAYFSAMKCGINMSFANRQVILHRIREVFSEVLGNSPEEMGMHVVYDVAHNTAKLESHIVDGKERSLLVHRKGATRAFGPQMQDVPEKYKDIGQPVIIGGSMETGSYLLVGVPTGDQTFFSTAHGSGRTMSRAKARKIYRGEQLQKDMQKRGIYVRSTSYSGLAEEAGAAYKDIDDVIEAAELAGISKRVVRLTPIGNIKG